GGCGGTCATCGCCGAGTGGGCGGCGGCCACTCGGGACGACCTCCGCTGTTGCCCCGCCGGCGCCGGCCGTGGGCCATCGCTGCGCGACCACCAGGACGTGTCGCTGGTGTGGGAGCACCATCGAGCCGACGGGTCCTGGGCAACGCTGCCGCGTGTCCAGGACAGCACCCGCGCGCTCACCCTGTCCGGCTGGGTGACGTTCAGGGTGCCCGCCGACCATGCTCCGGGTGGCCCTGGACCGCATCACTACATCCGGGCCCGGCTCGACCGCGGCCGCTACGGCACCCCCCCGGCACCGCGGACGGTGCTGCTCAACGCAGTTCCCGCCGCGCATGCCGTGCGGGTTGACCCGCCCGAGGACGGCGGACTAAGCGAGGGCCACGCCCACGAGCGGTTCGACCTTGGACAGGTCCCCATCGTCGCCGGTTCGGTGTCCGTTACCTTCACCCACCCCGTCGTCGGGGTCGGCAGCTGGCGCGAAGTCCACGACTGGCTCGACTCCGGGCCACACGATGCGGACGCTCTGGTCGAACCGGCAGTGGGTCGGGTCACCTTCGGGAACGGGCTGCGCGGACGCGTGCCGCGGGCAGGGGCGCGGTTGAGCGTGGGCTACCAGGTCGGTTCCGGACCGGGCGGCAACGTCCCGGCCGGGTCACTCACGTCCGTCCCGCTGACCCCGCGCAATGTCGCACTCATCCCCGGGCCGGCGGCCCAGCTGGCCGACCTCCGCGTCCAGCACGTCCTCGGCGGTTTCGGCGGTCGGGTCGCCGAGTCGGTCGACGACGCCACCGCCCGGGTGATCGATCGGATCCAGGCGGCGGACAAGGCCGTCACCCTCGCCGACTTCGAGCGCCTCGCCCTCACCACCCCGGCGGCAGGTGTCGCTCGGGCGCGCGCGGTGGCCGCATACGACGACCTGCTGCCGTGCGTGCCTGCGGCCGGGCTGGTCACCGTCGTGGTCGTCCCGGACGCCACCGGACCGACGCCGACGCCCACCGCCGGCGTCCTCGGGTCCGTCCTCAGGTACCTCGAGCGGCGCCGTCTTGTGACGACGCAAGTCAAGGTCATGGCGGCCTGCTACGACGAGATCTCCGTCTCGGGCACGCTGGTCGCGACCGAGGACGCGGACGCCGGCGTCCTCGTCGAGGCCGCCGAGCTGGCGGTCGACGCATACCTGCACCCGCTGCACGGCGGACGGGACGGCCGGGGCTACCCGATCGGGCGCCCGGTGTACCTCGTTGATGTCATGACCTTGCTGACGTCCCTGCCGGAGGTGTCCGCCGTGACCGACTTCGGCCTCGCCTTCGCAGGCGACGAGCCTGGCTGCGCCAACCTCCCGTTGTGCCCGCAATGCCTGCCCGCGCCGGGCAAACATCAATTCACCGTCGCGGCCGGCCGAGCCGTGCGGGTTCCCGACCGGAGGACCGCCGATGTCTGTCGATGATGTGAGCCTCGATCCCGCTGTCGAAAGGCTCAATTACCGCAACGGGCAGCGCATCGTGGCCGCTGACCTTCGGGCCGAGCAGAGCTACCACATGGGGGTCCGGCACTGGCTCAACCGCACGTTGTTCAACCCTGGCATCGCCAAGGGTCTGGAGGTCACGCCCTCTCCGACCAACAAGCACGCGGTGCTGGTCTCGCCCGGGCTGGCCATCGACGGGTTGGGCCGCGAACTGATCGTGCCCACCCAGGTCGAGCTGCCTGTCTCGGGCATCCCCAGCAGCAGCGACGGGGTGGTCTACGGCAATTATCTGGTGATCGAATTCCGCGAGGAGAGGGGTGCACCCAGCGGCGTCGAGTGCAGCAGGGACAGCGCGCCCAGCCGCATCCTGTCCACCCCGACGATGTCGGTGCAGAGCGCCTGGCCAACGCAGGAGTCCGGCCGGGTGCCCCTCGCCCAGGTCGAGCTGGACAAACAATGCGCCGTGAAGCGGGTGCATACCGCAATCCGCAAGTACGCCTCGACGAGCAAACCGCCCAAGGTGCGCGGGATCAGCCTGGAAGGCGAAAAGGGCATCACCGCGACCGACTCGAAGACGCTGTACTTCCATGTACGCGGGGGTTACCCCGATGCCGTCTCACTC
The sequence above is drawn from the Actinomycetes bacterium genome and encodes:
- a CDS encoding baseplate J/gp47 family protein; this encodes MPISKPSLDGRTFDELLTDSRARIPRLAPPWTDHNASDPGITLVELLSWLVEQDLFRLDRLPEAEIRAFLRLVRSEPRPATVAWTVVTFGWSGAAPAPMLPTGLQLGPDPGHATFETTRAVVLSPASLVQVLQLGPDPEPGDALYLGFDQPLGPPGTRVRLAVLGPDPAADAATWAAVIAEWAAATRDDLRCCPAGAGRGPSLRDHQDVSLVWEHHRADGSWATLPRVQDSTRALTLSGWVTFRVPADHAPGGPGPHHYIRARLDRGRYGTPPAPRTVLLNAVPAAHAVRVDPPEDGGLSEGHAHERFDLGQVPIVAGSVSVTFTHPVVGVGSWREVHDWLDSGPHDADALVEPAVGRVTFGNGLRGRVPRAGARLSVGYQVGSGPGGNVPAGSLTSVPLTPRNVALIPGPAAQLADLRVQHVLGGFGGRVAESVDDATARVIDRIQAADKAVTLADFERLALTTPAAGVARARAVAAYDDLLPCVPAAGLVTVVVVPDATGPTPTPTAGVLGSVLRYLERRRLVTTQVKVMAACYDEISVSGTLVATEDADAGVLVEAAELAVDAYLHPLHGGRDGRGYPIGRPVYLVDVMTLLTSLPEVSAVTDFGLAFAGDEPGCANLPLCPQCLPAPGKHQFTVAAGRAVRVPDRRTADVCR